CCCGGTATCCTTTCGTTTTGAACGACTACCCTGCATAGGGGCCGCCCTTGAGGAGGTGCGGTCTGCCGAGCGCTGATCCTATTATGTCCGGATCAGTATAATAGACAAAGGTCCAAGTAGGGACTTGTTTTTAAAAGGGCCCTTCGAATACTTACGATGGAGAAGGGATAGGGGCGGGGGTAGTCAGCGGTGATAGCCACTTCCAACCTGTCAAgtctcgcttgataaaataccccatcATCGAACTCTATGTATATATCCGAATCCTCGCAGAAGCCAGGGTCTCCGTCGTGATTgtgatcctctggctgtggggcaGGACAGTGAACGTCCTCGATCATCTTCCTCCATGAATGTTTTAACAAAGAACAAATTGGATTAGCATGCCGTTACAGCAATAAGGCAGCACAGGCAATCGAAATCTTACCCATTCAATAGGGTTGTACATGGAGTAACCTTCCCGACAGTTTAAGCGAAGGAAGTCTTCCTTTTCGCTCTTCTATAGATCGATCAagatcatggccagttcggccggggTATCCGGACCCTTGCGTTTGTAACGAGATGTGTCGTCCTCTCTGTTGTAGCACCATAAAGGAGTTACTCTGGACTAGAGAGGCTGGACGCATCTTTTTATTGCAATGGCCATAACCTCGATTATCGAGAGTTTGGTATTGGCCAATAATCTAACCTCGCTGACTAACCTTTTTATTTTCGCACTGTCCTCCTCCTTGGGACTTCGGGGGCGCCAGTTGAGGCGCTTCCTTAGAGGAGCGTTGGAAAATTCAGGAAGGCCACGCCGAACTGGGTCCGGTAGTGGGACAtcgtccatataaaaccactccgaagaccACTGTGGGTATATTTCTTTGGGAGTTCCAACGAGGTATCCGGATCCATCTgtacgccatacttcggcaccgtCCACTTCAAATATAGAGCATCCTCGATGGCGGGGAACGAGGCAAAATAACTTTCTCCATAGttcaaaatgggcctcgatgcctaaGAACAGTTCGCAGAGGGCAACGAAACCTGAGATGTGCAGAATCGAACCTGGGGTAAGGTTGTGCAGTTGACTGTCGTAAAAATCCAATAGACCCCTGagaaagggatggattggaaatcttagGCCCCGCAACAGGAAtgggacgaagcacaccctctcctccttattgGAGTTGGGGAAATTTTCGCTCGAAAGGAGACTAGATCTGTGAGGGGAATATAGCCCTGCGTCTGGAGTCGACTCGACAGGAGATGAGGCACCGAGTAACTCCGCCAAtcgccctcttgagggccatgggggcgtGAAGAAGAGCCTGGGGCACTGGACATGTTGGAAGGCTTTTTCGTATCTAAACTTGGCAGTTTTTCTTTGCGCAGTGTGAAATGGCATTTGGGGATCTGACCACCTTATATATAGATGCCGCCCGTGCGTGATAAGGggcttatttgcaaaaaaaaatatggACCGTTCGCATTCGCCCGGCGCGTGGAAATCGAGGCAACAACAGGAAGGAATCATAAAGGCATAACATAGAGGACAAAACAAGACTGTCGTCAATCCGAAGTAtaatgaagaacccgccttgcaaagcctagacataagccggatactacgtcgtcattgaaggcaagttcgaggGTTACTGAGGGAGACCTGGATTTGGGGGTCCTTAGGTGTTTGGCCTATTCGATACGGGCCgggctgatgggccgtgaagataaaacGGAAGATTATCCCCCGTATTCGGGTAGGACTCCTGAATACGTGGACGGGAAGATTGGAGTCCGGATGTACtgtttccttcctttgtaaaccgactctgtaccccTTTGGTgtatatataagccggagggtttagtccgtagaggctatctgaatttacataggctagacagctagggtttagccattacgatctcgaggtagatcaactcttgtaacccctatactcatcaaagacaatcaagcaggaagtaaggttttacctccgtcaagagggcccgaacctgggtaaacatcgtgtcccctttgtctcctgttaccttcgatcctcagacgcacagtttgggaccccctacccgagatcggccggttttgacacctacagtaGGCGTCTGCTGCTGGTGGAGGATCTTGGTCATCGGCGGAGGTGGAGCTGTGGTCGACGCCATCGTCAGAGTCAGAGTCGAAGAGGACGATCAACCCGTTCATCCGACGGATGGCCCTGTCCTGCTGCCACTTCAACTTGGCCACCCGAGCCACCTCCGTCGTTGCCTCCTTCGCCTCGCCCTCTGACTTCTCTATGGCAAGCCAGAGCGCCTTTGCGTTCTTCCACCGTAGGCGGCGAGCGACTGGCGGTAGACCCAAGCGAGGAGACGCTCATCCTCGTCGGGCTCTGCCGGCATCCCGCGACGGTGGCGCATGGACGGCTCCGTGGCGTCCCTCTCCCTTGCCCGCTGCCTCTCCCGGCGGGCAGCGCGCGCCTCCGATTCTCGAGTGCACGTGCGGGTCGGCGGCACGTGCACTAGCAACCACCGTTGCCCGTGCGGTGCAGCGGACTGCGCGGGAAGGGGACGGCGCAGGGGCGAAGTGGACTGCGCTGCCTTGGTTCAGCTGTGCGCGAGCTGAGAAGGGCCAGCTTCGGCGTCCGTGTTGTGCCGACGATCCGAAGCTGCCCTCCGTGTCCACCTTGGACTGCTCCAAGGCAATGCGGAGGGCAAGCTCCTCCTTGGCGCCGAGGTCGGAGCCAGAGTGGCTGTCGGAGCTCGACATTATGCCGGGTTGGATCGGATTCGGAAAGGGGAAAGGGAAGGATGGAGCGAGAGAGGAGAGTAAGTGAGCTAGGGTTCCGAGCGAGGAGCCGGGCTAGAGTTTTTTGTGGGATAGCCGTGGGGTCGGTGGTGGGCCGGGTCTGTCGGGTCCAACGTGATGGACGCGTATATCCGCGCTACATTTGAGCTGGATATGAGAGGCGCTAGACAGCCGAATGTTTGAGACTAATTTGAGACGCCTGGGTGGTTTGGTTTTTTGTGAATGACCCGTCTGCCTGCCTGGATGTTTGGGACGGGATTGAGTTGCCTGTTCTTATTATCATGCATGACAAGCCGACATCCTCATTGGCAGCAGCAATGTCTATAGTCAGCAAAAAGATAGCGATTTTTTTAGAAGACTAGAACAATGTTCATGCGTTGTAACGGGATACACATATTTTAATACATAACTTGTGATTTGCCTGTCAATATTAATGCGAttatgtaaataaatgttcatcaaatctGACCGTGAATTATCTTATATTTTGATTAGAAATTTGGTAaataaattaaggtgattgattattACATATATGTAAGGTCGAACGAAGAGGTGATAGAAAAATAGGTGAAATGGAAACCTCATGTTtttttggagagagagagagagaaagacagcGATTTATGAACCCCATGTTTTTTTTTAGGGGATATGAACCCCATGGTGAACACCGCATCATCTTTGCGAAGTGCCCATACACACACTCTAGCTGGACTGGCCCATTGCCGCAGCGGTGCACTGTTGGAATAGGAAGGGTTTACCGGGCCAGAGTCCATGGGCAGCCCAGGTCGATTCCGTGACGGAAACAACACCGCAGTACAGCTCCTCGCCGGGCCAGTCTATATATATACATACAAGAAAAATAAAGATTTGAAAGAAGAGGGTAAACACTCCTCGACGCGAGCCGCCTCGATCCCCAAACCTTTCGACGATGCCGAAGGCCGGCAAGCGGCGCACAAGGGGGAACCCGGACACAGAGAGGGAAGcgaagaagaagacgacgacgaggagaagCGTGGCAGAGGATCGAGGATTGATGTTCGCGGCCTTCGAGAGTGAAAAAGCCCAACCCCGACCAAAATTAGGTAACCCAACCTCCGCTCGATTCCCCTCCTTATCACGACATGAGTAGTACTAGTATTGATGTTTATTTTCTCTGTATGTAATGTATGTAGATCCTGTGTACGACGACGACGTTGCGGTCGAGTCCTCGTCGGAGGAATCCTCGTCTCCACCTAGCCCTCTGATGTACAGACCCTACATACCCGAGGAGCTAGCTGATGACCCGGACGTACGTGCCGCCTTCAAGCTCGCCAAAACCGAATATCATGCAGATAGAGGTAAAGCTTGATTATTTTTCCCTCTTTGTGttgctttgtactccctccgttccaaaatagatgactcaactttgtactaactttagtacaaagttgagtcatttattttggaacggagggagtatataataatGCAGGGTGAAAGCCTGTTTCGAGAGAATTTTTTCCTCGCTGTCATCATGTCGTTAACCTGACACTAACCTACATAATTTTCGCTCTGTTATATATGTAGCTTGTCGGTCAGCTGTCTTCGATCACCACTCTTCTAGTTCGTGCCTGTCCAACGACAACCCACACCTTCTTCATATCCGTGAGGCTGCAAAGGATGCAGTGCTTCTTGCCGCCGACTCTATCATCAGCCTCTCGTCATTTCTCGGTATGTAACAAAACATATAATTAATATTTTCTAGGACATCGACAGTGTTCTGACTTTCAGTTTACTTCAATGGCAGACGCAGATGACGATGAGCCGTTGAATACGTGTTGTGGTTTGTGGATTCAACATGACATCAAAAAGAAAACCGCCGTGGTTTTGACGTCCGCGCATCTGATTCGCGCAAAGGATCCATCCATCAGGAACCCGTGGATGCTCGGGTCGACATGCGAATACCATCGCGAGGCTGAGGTGAGCTTCTTAACAATATTCACTGgtgtttctttcttttctttgtttcATCTCAAAATTTAATAATTTGTAAGGCCTCGAATTTAATTATCGGTTACCAATTAAAATGGCTCATCTCTTCTATTTCCATACAAGAAAAGTGAAATGGTACTTATTTATACCCTGTACTTGGAAAAAGAATTGATTCAGTGTGTGGGCATTCAGCTTAATTTCTCGAAGATGGTTCCGTCAAATACTATGAAAATTCTCTCGGGGTCATAGTGTCATAATTTTTGTGCTTGTCTTTTCAGGTCATTGTTCACTTGTTGGACGGCGAAACTGCAGTAGCCAGTCTCCTCTACCTCCAGGAGCACTATGAATTTGCTCTTTATGAGGTTGTAGTGGACAAACCGGTTCAGTTGTCCACTTTTAACGACAACGTGCATTCTGGTCAAGACGCTTTCCGACTTGGAAGAGATGAAAGTCTTGATCTAAGGATAACACATGGTAGGGTGGAATATAAAATTCCAACCCGTCACGAGAGAGGTCACTACATGTATTTTTCCCACGATGAGCATAAAAGTGTACGTGCTATGATTTAATTCTAACTTTTTGTTGTGTATTCTTTGTGCTGCTATTTTGTTAGTACAGATTATAATGTTTGTTATCGTCACTGTGTTGTAGTTGCATGACGATGGAGGCCCTGTCATTGACTTAGACGGCAAGGTTGTGGGAATGGTTCACAATCAATTCAAAGAGACCTTTTTACCTTCTTCTATATTGCACAAGTGCTTGGATTCTTGGAGAAAGTTGAAGTACGACCCTTAATTCTCAATTTCTCTTTATCAGTACTATTAATTTAGCTAATGCACTCCCTTATATATTTTAACTCATGCCATACAATTGAACAACTACAAAATTATGTTTGGATTGTGATTGCTTAACAATTATTACATTTGGATAAATTGCTAAAATGTGATTTAGAAAAATCATTACGTGAGGTCTATGTGCTACAAAATGTTTCTAACACTAGAGAGAAAATGTGTTTTTTGGTCACCTTACCAATTTTTTTGTGTCTTACAAACTATTCCGATCCAGGGTATAGGAACTAAATTTGGTGTGAAGGTTCAGTTTTTCTATTTAACTTAGTGGCCCATTTTTCTGGCTTAATCCTCTTTTGAGCACGACATAAACTAATGTCTTGTTATGGTTTTAGTTGCATAATGTTCTTGTCTAAGTTTTGTGTGATGTGATACTCATTTGGTATCGATTCTACTGAAATATGTTGTTTTATTTTAACATGAGTCTATAAAGCGACTACAATCTTAATGATTATATTTGGTATAGGTGCATCCCTCGTGCCCACCTTGGAATGACCTTTACTCCCATCAAGCTTCTAGATCCTATTTGTATTGAGAGGATGAGGCGTAAGCATAACATTGCATCTGGTCTTCTTGTTGAACAGGTATATTTGGTGATGTTTAACATTGTTTATTTTCACACTTGCTATTAGTTTTTCCTAAAAAAATGTTCCTCATATGCATATTATTGTTTAATGACGATCGATTAAATTTTAGGTGTCAAAAGAATCGAATGCTGAGAAACTTGGAATCCGCATGGGTGATGTTATTGAACGCTTCAATGGAGAGTGTATTTCTAATACAACTGAGGTAATATGTTTTAAGTAAAATAGAAAAGGAGTTTTTTTATGTGTCACTTTGTGATCTTGACTTTTGTAACTTTTTAGTTGGAAAAGATGTTGCTGGATATAGGCGGAGACCATTTTGATCAAGCAAAAGTCTTAAAGACCGAAACAGATCTTCGAGTAAGTTACTATTATGTTTTAACTATGGAATGCTTAAATTTATGTTGACTATAGCAATTTGAAATAATATTGTTTAATTTACAGATTCAAATATTTCGTGCCACAAAACGTTGCCGAAGAGTTAGAAATTTGACCGTAACTGTATCGGATCGTGGAGAGGACATCATAGAAGGTAACCATCTTCTTAACGTGGTAGTTGATTTTTTGTTATGATGGCTTTTCAGAATTTCTTGAATTCTTCCTGCCCCTTGTTTCATGGAATGTAAATATAATGTGAGAATCACCAATATACCTGGTGTATTTAATTGAACCTTGATGCTTTTATTTGTGTAGGCACTTACCCTATTACtgatggcctttggagatgagtgaaTCAACACATACATTTCGAGCAACTGATTCTTTCATGGAGCAAATGGAATTAACCCGATGCCAATTATAGACATAAGTTTTGGGTTATTTTTGTGTATCACCAGTCAAAAACTTAGAATTATGCTTCCTTTTTTTAGTGTAATGCATGGAACGTGGAAGCAACATGGCTGCAGTAGAATCTAGCCACTTCTTTTGAGTTTTGTGAGACTCACATCTTGTACGACGTGGATGATGGACTGAACTTGGTAATTATGCTAGAATTAAATGTTTGGCACAAGACTAGTATATTTATATAAAAATTTATATGTATGCGAACAAACATTATGAGCATTGACTGATCTCAGACAATATTTTGGTTGCCACTCCTAATTTGTGCCCACGGCTGGGCCGATTCATGGTGGTAAATTCGCTTGCCAATAATTTGGCGCACCCATGTTTTGTAAGGCCTGGTGCGGATGAAATCCAACGGGTCCATAAGCTTGCTGGGCAGGATAAAAGTGAACAAGAATGCACGGGGTAAAACGTATAAGCTTTAAAGTGATCCTTCTTTAGAATATTGTGCTCAAATCACAAGCTAACACATATAATAATGGGAAAAGCTCTCCTTCACCCGACCGATCACTCGCGCCGCATCTGCCGGCTCCGTGTCTGTCGGATCGTCTGTTGATCGGATGGACGAAAGCCTTCCCGCTTCCGCGTGACGCGCCTGCGTTTTCAGAGTCATTGTTTCAGTATAGTTATTCTTGCAACTGACCATCTCTATCGACTCTATCAACTGACCAGCTCTATCGACTGAGAGGGCTAGGGTACGCGGCTGGATTCGGGAGGggagggcggcggcgtggggcggcggcggcgtgcggcgcggGGCGTTGggcagcgggggcggcggcgcggggcgttgggcggcggcgcATATCCTCCgcggtggcgacgacgacgacgggttcGGCGGTGGCTGACAGGTATGGATCGGGCaagcctcccccctccccccgaaCAAGATGCTCCCACCATGTCGGCTCCACCCAGGCTGCTGTTCGTCCCGCCTACCGCGTGATACATTTCCGCCGCGATCTATTACTGTTCGCTGTCGGGTCCCAACCTGCACTGATTTGATTTTGTTTTTCCTGTTCGATTGCTTGAGCACGCATTTTCCCGAAGGAACGAAACGGCGTCAGAATTGTAGAACACACGTATGGTTTTGCATCGGATATGTTTGTTAGGTTGCTGAAATGTTAGTTCAGTTATTTTCTACTGCAAATTAGCGCACGTGCTCTCACCTAATTAGGCAAAAGTAGGTGTTCATTTTTGTTGTCGTTGCGTTGGAGGTGGCGAAACTTCTGAGATTATGAACCTCCTGTCGCCTGCATCATCTGTATCTGGCGTGGTAGCTTCTCTTTGGCTGCCTGCATTTGTAGAAAACTAGTCAGATAATGCAGCTGACCAACAAGCCAGTCAGACTAAATTTTCAGAATTCTGAATCAAAACAGACGAACTACATTCAGTTTATAAGACCTCTCAAGCTTAAATTCAAACAACCCTTTCAAGCTGGACTGAAACTTCTAAAACAGAATTTAGAGCCACCAACTCGTTGCAGAATTCAGACAACCCCTTTTGAAGCTTAAATTCAGTTAACACTAACAGCAGAACCAAAAGCGACTAAAATAGAATTCAGAGCCTGATCAACTAGTTGCAGAAACCACTGCATTTTCGCGAAATGCATGATCAACAGCCCTTCGTTGGACTGAAACTCAAGCAGTCAACTCGCATAGTTCTGAAAGCTCATAGGTGTGTTTCTGAATTTGTGGAGCGTGTAGTTTCTATAGGATCCCCTTGTTTCATTTTTCTGAATCTACTGTTCGAATACTCATGCAGTTATCCAGTTTGTTTTTTCAGATAAACATATATGTTATTTCTTTTTAGTTCCAAGCTTCTGTAGCTCATGCAGTTATCCAGTTTGTAGTTTCAGAGAAATATATATGTAATTTCAGAAACAATAGCTATATTTCAGAGAAACTTACCTTTCTGAAACTAGTTAGTAGGTTATGTCTGTAGCTTATGTAGCTTATGTTTCTGCAACCTATGCAACATTAGTAGTACAGAAACACTCTCCAACACTAGTAGTAAAGAAACATTCTGCAACACTAGAATCATTTCTTTGTGAAATCATATTTTTCTGCAACAGTGCCTTTTCTGTTTGCTAGTAGTTTCTAATTATGTGTTCTTCTTGCTGTGTATGCTCAGGCGACAATCTTCTTGCTCAACTTCCGGAAGTACATTGCGGCGAAGCTTTTCAAACACCCACAAAACACCCTCAGCGCAGAGGATGAGTTCCAAGCCCTGCTGAAAAAGTCGTAGATTGAAGTCAACCGTCGACCGCAACAAGACCTAGCTAGTAGTTTAGGCCTCTTTTTTTCGGTGCATGTGTGTGCGACATGTTTGTAACCGAGCTCTCTAGTAGTCGATGGAACTAAAGCTTTTTGGAGAAGAATGTGTCATACTGGGGCATGCCTCCTTTTCCCTCTTCTTTTTTGTATGCTGGAGCTTTATTGATGCAACCATTTGTCGCTAATGTTCCGGTGTTGCACAACTATATACATTGTAGACATGATAAATAAAATGGTAGTTACTGTTCCTGATGTGTGTTTCATATCAAGTTTTTTTGTTGCACACTGGTGTATCATTTTGGTGTATGGGAGCACTTGTTGCATGATAAATCTTTCAATGGCAACAAAATATTCTATATCCATTGTGTCTCTGTAACATGATCCTTTTGATCTATATTATACTCTAGCAAAATCAACATAtgaatacatgttcctgtaacaacACCAAGTGAAAGGTACTTCATGTAAGATTTATGTTTTTCCTGTAACCTTAATACATTAGCTATTTTTCATGGATGCATCCCTGGAACATCATGTCCCTGTAACATGAACAAGCTATTTTTCCTGTAACATTAACATGGACAGGAAACACGCTATTTTTCCTGTAACCTGAATACACCAAGCCAAATGAAAAACTGGTTGTACTGGAAACAAAACCCAGATGAAAATGCATGTCACAACATCATGCTGCCTACTAGAGTTGCTGTCTTCCATTGCAAtgctctctgatgtgctacttgttTCCGTTTTAACGGGCTTTCTAGCGTGCACACACTCAAAGACCCTGTTTATCAGTATTGCATCCTCTTTCTTCTGACCTCTCTTCTGGGTGAATTTTGAAGTAGATATATGTGTCCCGAACCCCAACTTGAAGGCATAGTCGTTGTAGAATTTCCGAGCATCCTCGATTGTGTCAAACACCATCCCAACATAGGGCGACAGTGGCTGCGACGAAACATCTCCATCATCTGAATCATCTTGGATTGCATCTTCAACAAACAACAACCCCTCTGAATCATCACCACCACCAATAGAAAAACTGCCTTGGACATAGCTCCCTTCCCCTTCAGTTCCGTGTTCCTACAACAGAGTTATTGTGCAACAGTCATTTCATCTCTCCATGGAATCAGCAATTTTTTTCGTGTTTAAAAAATCCAGGTACCCAACAGAAACATACAACATAATCAAACCAACAGAAATTTTGCATGTTCAGGGGTCCCATGAACATGCAACATGCACAATAAAATCACACAATGGGAGCAGGGCATTAACAGAAACATGcaatgtttttttttcttctgaaacaaTGTACACAATGAAATCAAACCAGAGGCATTAACAAGTTTCATAAAATTGGAGCAGGGCAACTAACCAATGAAACCAGGGGCATTAACCAGAGGCATCAACCAATACAACTAATTTTTTCAGAGTCTCATATTTCATAGATACAAATAGGCAGGACATGTTGAACAGAGCTAATGTTTCAGGAAATATGGAGGCTCATGTGCAACTAAAATTTGGGAGGCTCATTGCTCTGTTTTTTCACACAGGTGTTCATGTTTCAGAGTGGAATAGAGCTAGTGTTTCAGAATAGGATCTCACAGAAGATTGTTGACGGGATCTGCTTGATGGAGCTTCAGGAAACACCACCGAGGGATTTGTGAACCAAGTTGAAGATCCAGCTCGCGGCTGCAGCCCCCCGGCGGCACTTGGAGCTGAGAAAGATGGTCACGGCCGTTCTCCAAGCAGGGGTCCTCGGTGAGCTAGATTGGCATCCGATCCCACCTTCTGGCGCGTGATGTGGTGCGCCATGGAGGTCCCCCACGCCGGCGGCGGCTGATTTTGTGGTGGTTGGGGGCGGCGCCGCGCTGGGCACGGGTCTGTTAGGGCCGGGACAAAGCGCTTGTTTCTGCAACTCGATCGTTGTTTCAGGAATTAATGAGTGGGGGGAGGCGACCGAGCGGCCTGCCAGGAGATCGATCGGACGGCTACACGCGCGTAGATCGAACGACCATCGAGGTGGCGGATGTATCGCGCGGATCTGCCGGTGGACGGTAGCGTCGCCCTATAATAATTGCATTATATCCTTACAAAATATTTCATCTTCACCCCATCACCCCACCATCTAAGCTTTAATTATGGGGATGTTTGGATCGTGACCATGGTAGCCCCGCCAATTCATGGGCAAGCCAAAATATTGGAGATCGTTTTGGCCACCTGTGACTTTTTGGAGAAAAGGATGGTAGCCCAACTTTATAAAGCCCAACAAGCCAAGTATCATGTTCAGAACAAGACCAGAAAACAGTAGCGAGGCATGTCCAACACAGGGCAGAAGAAGTATGGTACAACCTCGAAGGCAGACGACACGCAGGCCGGTAACAAACGAAATAAAGAAACTACCGAGGAGGCTAAGGGGTAGCTTGATGACCGAGGTTGATGGCGGACGTCCTGATCTTGGAAATAAGAGAGTTGAGCATGTTCACATCGCATGATTTAAGCAGTGGTCTCCAGAGCTGTAGAAAGGCAATAATTTTGAACAAACAGTCAACCGGTTTGTTAGGAAAAATGTGCTCAATTGTAAACTCGTTTCTAGTCGTCCAAAAACACCAGCTAAATGCAGCAAAAGTGATCCATAAGACATGTAGTGGCTGGCCCGTCAGGCTATGTaggatagcaaagatatcaaagaaACCCTGAGGATTCCAGTTGCAGTTGAACCACGATCGAACGCAACTCCAGCCAAACATAGCAAGTGTACATTTGAACAGGATGTGTTTCGTGTCTTCCAACTCTCCATAAAGAGTGCAGGCTGGGCTAGCATTGCCCTGGCGTTTAATAATTTGGTCGCTGTCCGGAAGTTTACATCTAATAGCTTGCCAAAGGAAAATTCTGATTTTGAGAGGAATATGGGGCACGCCACAACACCTTGAGACGATCGTCAAGCCTACCCGGGATGACTTTACTTTAACTGAGAATCGGCCAGAGGCCAGATGAGGCCAGATAATCTTGTCAGGTGTCTCCGAGAGCGTAGGTAAGAGGGCAATAAGATCTTGCCAAGTTGCCAACTCTTCAGGAGACAAAACCCGTCTAAAAGCAAAATCCCAGTTCAATGCAGCAAGTGGAGCGATCGAGCAGGCCTGGTCAGTGACACAAGAGAACAAGGTAGGAAAAGTGACGGACAGGGGGCCATCACCAGTCCACCAATCAAGCTAGAACTGGGTCGACGCCCCATCCCTGACAACGAATTTGACCAAACTTCTGAATTCGTCACGTACAATCAAGCCAGACAC
Above is a window of Triticum dicoccoides isolate Atlit2015 ecotype Zavitan chromosome 5B, WEW_v2.0, whole genome shotgun sequence DNA encoding:
- the LOC119308949 gene encoding probable periplasmic serine endoprotease DegP-like, whose amino-acid sequence is MVLIYTLYLEKELIQCVGIQLNFSKMVIVHLLDGETAVASLLYLQEHYEFALYEVVVDKPVQLSTFNDNVHSGQDAFRLGRDESLDLRITHGRVEYKIPTRHERGHYMYFSHDEHKSLHDDGGPVIDLDGKVVGMVHNQFKETFLPSSILHKCLDSWRKLKCIPRAHLGMTFTPIKLLDPICIERMRRKHNIASGLLVEQVSKESNAEKLGIRMGDVIERFNGECISNTTELEKMLLDIGGDHFDQAKVLKTETDLRIQIFRATKRCRRVRNLTVTVSDRGEDIIEALSTERARVRGWIREGRAAAWGGGGVRRGALGSGGGGAGRWAAAHILRGGDDDDGFGGG